From the Butyrivibrio fibrisolvens genome, one window contains:
- the abc-f gene encoding ribosomal protection-like ABC-F family protein: MARHLLIKAENIVHSYGEQTVLDFDRFYLYEGEKVGLVGMNGAGKSTLLKILAGELEPTKGTVSSNCIPFFFEQFGSNSEYFETDYAEAGKMGVADHIWQENVSGGEDTRIRLAQLFSSPHAVAFLDEPTSNLDYNGVEMLKKRLNEIETLVVISHDRSVLNEICDRIVEISFGKLQNYSGNYDEYVVQKEEQRKTQQAEYENYQAEKKRLQSVYVEKKAKAKTVDKKPKNMSASEAKVRAFIGNRKPEDKARGIERSATNVLKRLEHMEIKEKPKEELTVRPDFRLTNPPRNPIVIRGEHISFAYDDHVIFDDADFMIKNGSKVALLGGNGAGKTTLLELINNREKVYVVPGAKIGYAKQNMSQIDLDRTVLENVRRVSIQSESLSRIVLARLLLSERDMNKKASELSGGERMKLSFAMLFVSNVNLLILDEPTNYLDIPSVEALEKMLIEYEGTLVFTSHDKVFVDRIATERMYIGDGKIRQE, translated from the coding sequence ATGGCGAGACATTTATTGATAAAAGCAGAGAATATAGTCCATTCCTATGGAGAACAGACCGTACTGGATTTCGACAGGTTCTATCTGTATGAGGGCGAGAAAGTTGGACTTGTTGGGATGAATGGCGCAGGCAAGAGCACGCTTCTCAAAATTTTGGCAGGGGAGCTGGAACCAACCAAAGGAACAGTTTCGAGCAATTGTATTCCGTTTTTTTTCGAACAGTTTGGCTCAAACAGTGAATACTTTGAAACTGACTATGCAGAAGCCGGCAAGATGGGAGTTGCAGACCACATCTGGCAGGAAAATGTTAGCGGCGGAGAAGATACCAGGATAAGACTTGCACAGCTCTTTTCAAGTCCACATGCAGTGGCATTTCTCGACGAACCCACATCAAATCTGGATTATAACGGTGTGGAAATGCTCAAAAAAAGACTGAATGAAATAGAAACACTGGTCGTGATCAGCCATGACAGGTCCGTTCTTAATGAAATATGTGACAGGATTGTAGAGATTTCTTTTGGCAAACTTCAGAACTATAGCGGAAATTATGATGAATATGTTGTTCAAAAAGAAGAACAGCGAAAGACTCAGCAGGCCGAATATGAGAACTATCAGGCTGAAAAAAAGAGGCTTCAAAGCGTTTACGTTGAGAAAAAAGCTAAGGCCAAAACTGTAGATAAAAAGCCAAAGAACATGTCAGCAAGTGAAGCAAAGGTTAGAGCGTTCATTGGAAATAGAAAACCTGAGGACAAAGCCCGTGGAATAGAAAGAAGTGCCACAAATGTCCTAAAACGCCTTGAACATATGGAGATTAAAGAAAAGCCCAAAGAAGAACTTACAGTAAGACCTGATTTCAGACTGACCAATCCGCCAAGAAATCCCATAGTGATCCGTGGAGAACATATTTCTTTTGCCTATGATGACCACGTTATATTCGACGATGCAGATTTTATGATCAAGAATGGAAGTAAGGTTGCGCTACTGGGCGGTAACGGAGCCGGCAAGACTACTTTACTGGAACTAATAAATAATAGAGAAAAAGTATACGTAGTCCCAGGAGCCAAAATAGGATATGCCAAGCAGAACATGTCCCAGATCGACCTTGATCGAACCGTTCTTGAAAATGTGCGCAGAGTCAGTATCCAGAGCGAGAGTCTTTCAAGGATTGTACTGGCACGTCTTTTGCTATCAGAAAGAGATATGAACAAAAAGGCATCAGAGCTTTCGGGTGGTGAGCGGATGAAGCTGTCTTTTGCCATGCTCTTTGTATCGAATGTGAATTTGCTGATACTGGATGAGCCGACGAATTATCTGGATATACCATCTGTAGAGGCTTTGGAGAAAATGCTGATCGAATATGAGGGGACACTTGTATTTACTTCGCATGATAAGGTGTTTGTGGACAGGATTGCTACAGAGCGGATGTATATTGGGGACGGGAAGATTAGACAGGAATAA
- a CDS encoding diacylglycerol kinase family protein translates to MDNNQKRSPLYKSFGYAFEGIFNTIKDERNIKIHLVVTTLVIIFGFILKISLSEWFVCILLFAIIIPLELVNTAIEAVVDLASKDYNPLAKKAKDAAAGAVLVAAILAAVIGGIIFFPKLYHFIFDIFI, encoded by the coding sequence ATGGATAACAATCAGAAAAGAAGTCCACTTTACAAGAGCTTTGGATATGCATTTGAAGGAATCTTTAATACTATCAAAGATGAGCGTAACATCAAGATCCATCTGGTAGTTACTACTCTGGTCATTATATTCGGCTTTATTCTTAAGATAAGTCTTAGCGAATGGTTTGTATGCATCTTGCTTTTTGCAATAATCATTCCTCTTGAGCTTGTAAATACGGCGATTGAAGCTGTTGTCGATCTTGCAAGCAAGGATTATAACCCTCTTGCCAAGAAAGCAAAAGATGCTGCAGCAGGTGCCGTTTTAGTAGCTGCTATACTGGCAGCTGTTATTGGCGGCATTATATTTTTTCCAAAACTATACCATTTTATATTTGATATATTCATTTGA
- a CDS encoding phasin family protein, with product MADNKNPITDGLKKLLLASVGAVALTAEKADELVGTLVEKGELTVEQGKELNKELKRTYKEHKEGSSAPKNMEDFVGSLSEEELKNLKEALKDK from the coding sequence ATGGCAGACAACAAAAACCCTATTACTGACGGTCTTAAGAAGCTTCTTCTGGCAAGTGTCGGCGCTGTTGCTCTTACAGCAGAGAAGGCTGACGAGCTGGTAGGAACCCTTGTTGAAAAGGGCGAACTTACTGTAGAACAGGGCAAAGAGCTCAACAAAGAGTTAAAGCGCACTTATAAAGAACATAAAGAAGGCTCTTCCGCTCCCAAAAACATGGAGGATTTTGTAGGATCTCTTTCTGAAGAAGAGCTCAAGAATTTAAAGGAAGCTTTAAAAGACAAATAA
- a CDS encoding ABC1 kinase family protein, with the protein MTETTTKNTKDNSSRFKEIREVLMRNHITRGISPEKLRTILEELGPTYVKLGQIMSLHSDILPKRYCDALMELTTDVTPMPFEEVKEVLEKSWMCDIKDILSSIEEKPLGSASIAQVHKAVLLNGEEVVIKVQRKGIYDIMARDIGLLHRLVSLMPKIGDLRNMVDLDMVLDEMWTVAQQEMDFLKEAANITEFAHNNKDVAYIGVPQLYKEYTTDRVLVMEYIDGISITDINKLEEMGYDCHEIGQKLVNNFIKQVMDDGFFHADPHPGNLCVRDGKIIWLDMGMMGRLTEQQRRIMMRGVESIALRDVSMLESAVMDLCDEFGPVDRALLYENLRDFLNKYGSLSMGSINIPESMQDLMDIMKSNSLALPHGVTMLARGLAHIEGDLVVIAPDINMFDIAASRVGETYLEDVDIKTELKSNLKRLYRSASKGIELPGLATDALKEYLKGESRTNLRLQISGPFAELVYTSVRNLVIGMCLTGLLIGSAIICTTDMKPQVFGIPFLGFIGFAIASTSAGFLILRFMIIRWLKKRRIRKK; encoded by the coding sequence ATGACAGAAACCACTACCAAAAACACCAAAGACAACAGCTCCAGATTTAAAGAAATCCGCGAGGTCCTTATGCGCAATCACATAACCCGCGGCATATCTCCCGAAAAGCTTCGGACGATTCTCGAAGAATTAGGGCCCACTTATGTTAAGCTTGGGCAGATAATGTCCCTTCATTCGGACATCCTGCCCAAGCGTTATTGTGATGCTCTTATGGAGCTTACAACAGATGTAACTCCCATGCCTTTTGAAGAGGTCAAAGAGGTCCTTGAAAAGTCATGGATGTGCGATATAAAAGATATCCTATCTTCTATCGAAGAAAAGCCCCTTGGCTCAGCTTCTATAGCACAGGTTCATAAAGCTGTCTTATTAAACGGCGAAGAAGTTGTGATCAAAGTTCAAAGAAAAGGCATCTACGATATCATGGCCCGCGATATAGGTCTTCTACACCGCCTGGTATCGCTTATGCCCAAGATTGGCGATCTTAGGAACATGGTGGATCTTGACATGGTCCTTGATGAGATGTGGACTGTCGCCCAGCAGGAGATGGACTTTTTAAAGGAAGCTGCCAATATAACCGAATTTGCACATAATAACAAAGACGTGGCCTATATAGGTGTTCCGCAGCTATACAAAGAATATACTACAGACCGCGTTCTTGTTATGGAATATATAGATGGTATATCTATAACAGATATAAATAAGCTTGAAGAAATGGGCTATGACTGCCATGAGATCGGTCAGAAGCTTGTCAATAACTTCATCAAGCAGGTAATGGATGATGGCTTCTTCCATGCAGATCCTCATCCCGGCAATCTGTGTGTACGGGATGGCAAGATCATATGGCTTGATATGGGGATGATGGGAAGACTTACCGAGCAGCAGCGCCGCATCATGATGAGAGGCGTTGAAAGTATCGCTCTTAGAGATGTATCTATGCTGGAAAGCGCTGTCATGGACCTGTGCGATGAGTTCGGGCCTGTAGACAGAGCTTTACTGTATGAGAATCTTAGGGACTTTCTAAATAAATACGGGTCTCTTTCCATGGGTTCTATCAATATCCCGGAATCCATGCAGGATCTTATGGATATCATGAAGAGTAACTCTCTGGCACTGCCACACGGCGTTACTATGTTGGCAAGAGGCCTTGCACATATAGAGGGTGATCTTGTAGTTATCGCACCTGATATCAATATGTTCGACATAGCTGCATCAAGAGTTGGTGAGACATATCTTGAAGACGTGGATATAAAAACTGAGCTTAAGTCCAATCTTAAAAGACTCTACAGATCTGCAAGTAAGGGAATAGAACTTCCGGGTCTTGCAACAGATGCGTTAAAAGAATACCTAAAGGGAGAATCCAGAACCAATCTAAGGCTTCAGATTTCAGGTCCCTTTGCAGAGCTTGTCTATACGTCTGTACGAAATCTTGTTATTGGAATGTGTCTGACAGGTCTTCTTATCGGCTCTGCCATAATCTGCACTACCGACATGAAGCCACAGGTATTTGGAATTCCATTTCTTGGATTCATAGGATTTGCCATAGCTTCAACTTCTGCAGGTTTCCTGATCCTTAGGTTCATGATCATAAGATGGCTCAAAAAGCGCAGAATACGCAAGAAATAG
- a CDS encoding ATP-binding protein produces MRVNNSLRSKILKSMLCLITVIIMTVSFALPQTIRYSKAAPPEAEKLDDEPVEANFYGDIAPSSDIANYKNGKIGTRTVKVGYFMIDGFQMYDENYGYSGYCYDYLQKIRTYTGWDYEYIGDDEDIAFSDLYRMTVEGEIDLIGGITWTQERADKLIFCNVPIAMEYTTIFVKNGDTTFLAGDYSKWRGIRLGIVRGTTYVDKVRDFAESNYFTYKGYYYDSDADLIAALENGDIDAFVSGSSHNFPGVSILAQFDPSYLFFATGLDNSDLMDSLNHALSQIETVDAGFKESLMSKYYQGNGTSNITFTSTEKLYLDSLITNNRTFTLLVNPDNCPLSYLDENGKPSGILVDMTTSILDSIGLSYEFYEVSDRFEYINAYNEQRADIVIDFISDFGRSEMGGYYECDSYFDTSLASVHNDKEYSYDTIVKRHGDGIFNDSILQSLSDTDNVVFLDSLEATRRYLVAHPKACTMLPLESAVVLVGQEETNALVAEDISYRNLRFCMAVNSSCGNFLIGIFNKACNSFPQQKRAEIISRYDIDNYTPKTFRAFIYDNPMYGFVVIVSGLVIFFLVIINHIGKRNRRKVEDLNQKLSTALDGEKKASEAKKRFFSNMSHDMRTPLNGILGLTRSVIRNGINSVNNLDYLYKIEDSANYLELLINDSLAMSNLGRVEIELNPQMCDPGQVFDSLKNVALTFAKERDIRIILRRKEIVNLPTMIDYSRLEQAILNVISNAVKFSRKSGTIEIDLTSSMIDDGKVEYTLSVQDHGIGMSSDFQKTMFDAYTQEDRGEMTDHAGTGIGLSVVKSIVEKMNGRIDIKSKENIGTIVTLVFVFDVCAGAMLDDLQEDYEQKSLEGKTVLYCEDNELNMDIVCAILESENVKVEKAWNGKEGLDTYTNLPEGTLAAILMDIRMPVMDGLTAARAIRNSGREDSKTIPIIAVSANAFEDDKKASKDAGMNSHLSKPVDPKLLISEIKKYVCI; encoded by the coding sequence ATGAGAGTAAATAATAGTCTTAGGTCTAAGATCTTAAAGTCTATGCTTTGTCTTATAACAGTTATTATCATGACTGTTTCTTTTGCATTGCCGCAAACTATAAGATATTCCAAAGCTGCGCCTCCGGAAGCTGAAAAGCTTGATGATGAACCGGTAGAGGCGAATTTCTATGGAGATATAGCGCCATCTTCTGATATAGCTAATTACAAAAACGGAAAAATAGGGACAAGGACAGTTAAAGTTGGATATTTTATGATAGACGGCTTTCAGATGTATGATGAGAATTATGGATATTCCGGTTATTGCTATGATTATCTTCAAAAGATCCGAACCTATACCGGGTGGGATTATGAATATATAGGAGATGATGAAGATATAGCATTCTCTGATCTGTACAGGATGACTGTTGAGGGCGAGATCGACCTTATAGGCGGTATAACCTGGACACAGGAAAGGGCTGATAAGCTCATCTTTTGCAATGTGCCAATTGCTATGGAGTATACGACCATATTTGTAAAAAATGGCGATACAACTTTTCTTGCCGGCGATTATTCCAAATGGAGAGGCATAAGGCTTGGAATTGTCAGAGGGACTACATATGTTGACAAAGTCAGGGATTTTGCAGAATCGAATTATTTTACCTACAAGGGATATTATTATGACAGTGATGCAGATCTAATTGCTGCTCTTGAAAACGGCGATATTGATGCCTTTGTTTCCGGAAGTTCCCATAACTTTCCCGGAGTTTCAATTTTGGCACAGTTTGATCCAAGCTATTTGTTTTTTGCCACAGGACTTGATAATAGTGACCTCATGGACAGTCTTAATCATGCTCTTTCTCAGATAGAGACTGTTGATGCAGGCTTTAAAGAGTCACTTATGTCCAAGTATTATCAGGGCAACGGCACTAGTAATATTACATTCACATCCACAGAGAAACTCTATCTTGATTCTCTTATAACTAATAACAGAACCTTTACTCTTTTGGTCAATCCCGATAACTGTCCATTATCTTATCTCGATGAAAACGGTAAACCATCAGGTATCCTTGTAGATATGACAACTTCTATACTTGACAGTATAGGCCTTTCATATGAATTTTATGAAGTATCTGACAGATTTGAATATATAAATGCTTATAATGAGCAAAGAGCAGATATAGTGATCGACTTTATATCGGATTTTGGCCGGTCCGAAATGGGAGGATATTACGAGTGTGATTCCTATTTTGATACCTCTCTTGCCAGTGTCCATAATGATAAAGAATATTCTTATGATACGATCGTAAAAAGACATGGAGACGGAATCTTTAATGATAGTATACTTCAAAGCCTAAGCGATACTGATAATGTTGTATTCCTTGATTCTTTAGAAGCTACAAGGCGTTATCTTGTAGCTCATCCCAAAGCCTGTACAATGCTGCCCTTGGAAAGCGCAGTAGTGCTTGTCGGACAAGAAGAGACCAATGCACTTGTTGCTGAAGATATATCTTATAGAAATCTGCGCTTTTGCATGGCTGTTAACAGTAGCTGTGGCAATTTCCTTATAGGAATCTTTAATAAAGCATGTAACTCTTTTCCTCAGCAAAAAAGAGCTGAGATCATCAGCAGATATGATATTGACAATTACACACCGAAGACCTTTAGAGCCTTCATATATGATAACCCTATGTACGGCTTTGTAGTTATTGTTTCAGGTCTTGTCATCTTCTTTTTGGTGATCATAAATCATATTGGCAAAAGAAACAGACGTAAGGTTGAAGATCTTAACCAGAAGCTGTCTACAGCGCTTGATGGAGAAAAGAAAGCGTCTGAAGCCAAGAAGAGATTTTTCAGTAATATGAGCCATGATATGAGGACGCCTCTTAACGGGATACTGGGGCTTACCAGAAGCGTTATTCGAAATGGTATAAATTCGGTAAACAATCTGGATTATCTGTACAAGATAGAAGACAGTGCCAATTATTTGGAGCTGCTTATCAACGATTCACTTGCAATGAGTAATCTGGGAAGAGTCGAGATAGAACTAAATCCTCAGATGTGTGATCCCGGACAGGTCTTTGACAGCCTTAAAAATGTTGCACTTACCTTTGCAAAAGAAAGAGATATACGAATTATATTAAGAAGAAAAGAAATAGTAAACCTTCCGACAATGATCGATTATAGCAGACTTGAACAGGCGATACTAAATGTTATCTCCAATGCTGTTAAGTTCTCACGTAAAAGCGGTACTATCGAGATCGATCTGACCAGCAGCATGATAGACGATGGCAAGGTCGAATATACCTTAAGCGTTCAGGATCACGGAATCGGAATGAGCAGCGATTTTCAAAAGACGATGTTTGATGCTTACACGCAGGAAGACAGAGGTGAGATGACAGATCATGCAGGGACAGGAATAGGGCTTTCTGTTGTCAAATCTATCGTCGAGAAGATGAATGGCAGAATTGATATTAAGAGTAAAGAAAATATAGGAACGATAGTGACTCTTGTCTTTGTATTTGATGTCTGCGCAGGAGCCATGCTCGATGATCTGCAAGAAGATTATGAGCAAAAAAGCCTTGAAGGTAAGACTGTTCTGTACTGCGAAGACAATGAGCTTAATATGGATATAGTATGTGCTATCCTTGAAAGCGAGAATGTCAAAGTGGAAAAAGCCTGGAACGGCAAAGAAGGTCTTGATACATATACAAACCTTCCGGAGGGAACACTTGCAGCAATACTTATGGATATCAGAATGCCTGTAATGGATGGCCTTACTGCTGCCAGAGCCATAAGAAATTCAGGCAGAGAGGATTCAAAGACCATACCTATTATAGCTGTATCTGCCAATGCCTTTGAGGATGACAAAAAAGCTTCGAAAGATGCAGGGATGAATTCGCATCTGTCGAAGCCTGTTGATCCAAAGCTTCTGATAAGTGAGATTAAGAAATATGTATGCATATAG
- a CDS encoding diguanylate cyclase — MKQFLYEIVSNSKKDNSFDEARRYAKEHEDFQVLAHIYFGYAQLDKTMEMVSYLKSLFPGIKIAGSSSCGEIKDGHLTDRSIQISISFFEKTKIKTIIYDCRDRSEFDNGILMQEMVDSDPYAKAVEVIVATHSGLHAQKFFDALEKCNESVAVFGAAAAKYDDTSDTFVFNEDGISLFGIVCVLYSGEDFHISTAYALGWKELGHSMTVTKAESEKLYELDGEPAFNVYKKYLKIQNDSSFSRNALEFPLMYSEYGVDVARISLKCASDGTLYLGGELRNGDIVRLGYGDPVAILDSVYEAQDKIRLFQPQAIWIYSCMTRMSFWGDDIDCEISPFDKIARTSGFYTFGEYIRIGKKIYIHNATLISIGMRENAPAGIPVMALPRLTQKKMSGEISMVERLVSFIQATTGELERLNKNLAQKALTDDLTRIYNRRRIEEIMESFIEEGRQSRDQIFFLLMDIDYFKQVNDTYGHDTGDIVLRKVAGILKNYMNDDCVPGRWGGEEFMIVARNITKTMALDLAESIRRDICDEDYDPVPELTVSIGIAGMSPNDNILELYKRVDKALYHAKKTGRNCVFFSTD; from the coding sequence ATGAAACAGTTTTTGTATGAAATCGTGAGTAATAGCAAAAAGGACAACTCTTTTGACGAAGCAAGAAGATATGCAAAGGAACATGAGGATTTTCAGGTTCTTGCTCATATTTATTTTGGATATGCTCAGCTTGATAAGACAATGGAGATGGTATCATATTTGAAATCTCTTTTCCCGGGAATCAAAATTGCCGGTTCCAGTTCTTGTGGAGAGATCAAGGATGGGCATCTTACAGATCGTTCTATTCAGATATCCATATCTTTTTTTGAAAAGACTAAGATTAAAACAATTATATATGATTGCAGGGATAGGAGCGAGTTTGATAACGGCATTCTCATGCAAGAAATGGTTGACAGCGATCCTTATGCAAAAGCTGTAGAAGTAATTGTTGCAACTCATTCAGGACTCCATGCTCAGAAATTTTTTGATGCTCTCGAAAAGTGTAATGAATCTGTGGCTGTATTCGGCGCAGCTGCTGCCAAGTATGATGATACAAGTGATACCTTTGTATTTAATGAAGATGGAATATCCCTATTTGGTATAGTATGCGTATTGTATTCAGGTGAGGACTTTCATATCAGTACAGCTTATGCACTTGGCTGGAAGGAACTGGGTCATTCGATGACAGTCACTAAGGCCGAGTCTGAGAAGCTATATGAACTAGACGGCGAGCCTGCTTTTAATGTATACAAAAAGTATTTGAAAATTCAAAATGACAGTTCTTTTTCCAGAAATGCACTGGAATTCCCGCTTATGTATAGTGAATATGGTGTTGACGTTGCCAGGATCTCTTTAAAATGTGCCAGTGACGGAACTCTCTACCTTGGCGGAGAACTAAGAAACGGTGATATAGTAAGACTTGGCTATGGTGATCCTGTAGCCATCCTGGACAGTGTATACGAAGCTCAGGACAAGATCAGATTATTCCAGCCTCAGGCGATATGGATCTATTCCTGCATGACGAGGATGAGTTTCTGGGGAGATGATATTGACTGCGAAATATCACCCTTTGATAAGATCGCTCGCACGTCCGGATTCTATACATTTGGTGAATACATAAGGATTGGCAAAAAAATCTATATCCATAATGCAACTCTTATTTCAATTGGTATGAGAGAGAACGCTCCTGCAGGAATCCCTGTAATGGCTCTTCCAAGGCTCACCCAGAAGAAAATGAGTGGTGAAATATCCATGGTTGAGCGCCTTGTAAGCTTTATTCAGGCGACAACAGGAGAACTCGAAAGACTTAACAAAAATCTTGCTCAAAAGGCACTAACTGACGATCTGACCCGAATATATAACAGGCGCAGGATAGAAGAAATAATGGAGAGCTTTATTGAAGAAGGTCGTCAAAGCCGCGATCAGATTTTCTTCCTGCTTATGGATATAGATTATTTTAAGCAAGTCAATGATACTTATGGACATGACACCGGAGATATTGTTCTTAGAAAGGTTGCAGGCATTCTTAAGAATTACATGAATGATGATTGTGTTCCCGGAAGATGGGGCGGTGAAGAGTTCATGATCGTAGCTCGTAATATCACCAAGACCATGGCTCTTGACCTTGCTGAGAGTATCAGAAGAGATATCTGTGATGAAGATTATGATCCGGTTCCGGAACTAACTGTATCTATAGGTATAGCCGGTATGTCTCCAAACGATAATATTCTGGAATTATATAAAAGGGTGGATAAGGCTTTGTACCATGCCAAAAAAACCGGAAGAAATTGTGTGTTTTTCAGCACTGACTGA
- a CDS encoding sigma-70 domain-containing protein — protein MDKEKEFAALLADVTNLGRQQKGIVSKEQVKEAFDKLSLSDDQLALVYDYLKKHGIGIGTPADPEEFLTEEEHNYLKDYIESLSELPEVTDSEKIGITISAMSGDKSAQNRLIEIYLPTVPDVAKMYAEQGVYIEDLIGEGNLVLTSGVTMLDAIEKPEEAESFLTKMMMDAMEELISDNLDEDARGQKAVKHVQKVADKAAELAKELRRSVTVEELAAETDLTEDDIIEAIRMTGNNIEDIDFNEE, from the coding sequence ATGGATAAAGAAAAAGAATTTGCCGCATTACTTGCTGATGTTACTAATCTTGGAAGACAGCAGAAAGGTATTGTTTCTAAGGAGCAGGTAAAAGAAGCTTTTGATAAGCTTTCACTATCTGATGATCAGCTTGCGCTTGTATATGATTATCTTAAGAAACATGGAATTGGTATAGGAACACCGGCTGACCCTGAAGAATTCCTTACAGAAGAAGAACACAACTATCTTAAAGATTATATCGAATCCTTATCAGAACTTCCGGAAGTAACGGATAGTGAGAAGATTGGTATTACAATATCTGCAATGTCAGGAGATAAATCAGCACAAAACAGGCTTATAGAGATCTATCTTCCTACAGTTCCCGATGTTGCCAAGATGTATGCCGAACAGGGCGTATATATCGAAGATCTTATAGGTGAGGGCAATCTGGTACTTACATCCGGTGTCACAATGCTTGATGCCATAGAGAAACCTGAAGAAGCTGAAAGCTTCCTTACCAAGATGATGATGGATGCGATGGAAGAGCTTATATCTGATAATCTTGATGAAGATGCCAGAGGCCAAAAGGCTGTCAAACACGTTCAGAAGGTTGCTGACAAAGCAGCAGAACTTGCCAAAGAGCTTAGAAGAAGCGTAACAGTAGAAGAACTTGCTGCAGAAACTGACCTTACAGAAGATGATATCATCGAAGCTATCCGCATGACAGGCAATAACATAGAAGATATAGATTTTAACGAAGAATGA
- a CDS encoding zinc finger MYND domain-containing protein — MFNKLERKFGRYAIRDLTIKLMIVYAIGYMVCLMGSQADPLFVDNYISFNPYMILHGQIWRLVTWILIPLQDNFLLYAISILLFYMPIGRTMESAWGDFKYNLYLFLGFIITIIAGFVLYGAYALYGLSLGAESETFSQILQLIGTAVGSCTIPYYITMSIFFAYAATFPDATVLLMFIIPIQMKWLGIAYAALYGYKFVMSIVTLIRAFAQYGFMTGWIGGCGIIAGIIVLIASLIPFVIFFFGDRSSRLRRKAGRYRPSEVRRRTEFRHNVENAKKAQRMTAPGSAHHKCAVCGRTEIDDPNLEFRYCSKCKGAYEYCQDHLFTHVHVEK, encoded by the coding sequence ATGTTCAATAAACTTGAAAGAAAATTTGGCAGATATGCCATCAGAGATCTTACGATCAAACTTATGATCGTTTATGCCATAGGATATATGGTATGTCTTATGGGAAGCCAGGCAGATCCGTTATTTGTTGATAATTATATCAGCTTCAATCCATACATGATCCTTCATGGACAGATCTGGAGACTTGTAACATGGATCCTTATACCACTTCAGGATAATTTTCTTTTGTATGCGATCTCTATCTTGCTTTTCTATATGCCAATCGGCAGAACCATGGAAAGCGCCTGGGGAGATTTTAAATACAATCTGTACCTGTTCCTTGGATTTATTATCACTATCATTGCAGGTTTTGTCCTCTATGGAGCATATGCTTTATATGGACTTTCATTAGGTGCAGAAAGTGAGACATTTTCTCAGATTCTGCAGCTTATAGGCACAGCTGTCGGAAGCTGCACAATTCCTTATTATATTACGATGTCTATCTTTTTTGCATATGCTGCAACATTCCCGGATGCGACTGTACTTCTTATGTTCATCATCCCAATCCAGATGAAGTGGCTTGGAATTGCATATGCAGCTCTTTATGGATATAAATTTGTAATGTCTATTGTAACTTTGATAAGAGCTTTTGCGCAGTATGGATTTATGACAGGATGGATAGGCGGATGCGGTATCATAGCAGGTATCATAGTGCTTATAGCTTCACTCATTCCGTTTGTTATTTTCTTTTTTGGAGACCGTTCCAGCAGACTTAGGAGAAAGGCCGGAAGATACAGACCTTCAGAAGTAAGAAGAAGAACAGAATTCAGACATAATGTTGAAAATGCTAAAAAGGCTCAGCGCATGACAGCTCCAGGATCTGCACATCATAAGTGCGCCGTATGCGGACGTACAGAGATTGATGATCCAAACCTTGAGTTCAGATACTGCTCCAAGTGTAAAGGAGCCTATGAGTATTGTCAGGATCACCTCTTTACTCATGTTCATGTTGAGAAATGA